Proteins from a single region of Ciona intestinalis unplaced genomic scaffold, KH HT001146.1, whole genome shotgun sequence:
- the LOC100177538 gene encoding uncharacterized protein LOC100177538 isoform X2, with the protein MNLLADYDSDSEDEKPKAKVILPSADKVLKSATQSSLFTTRFDKAEQEDREVLEHHVTMVESKDKVTNVGGRKVCWMYRKGRCRFGKKCQMFHDSELREQRTIKRPSNQDQPISFKDDGFQIQTDQSEQPKKKRYGVTNTLAPPNKALAQIKRIKKQEQYFDRTKKT; encoded by the exons ATGAATTTGCTTGCTGATTATGATTCAGACTCGGAAGATGAAAAACCAAAAG CCAAAGTGATTCTACCATCGGCCGATAAAGTTTTGAAATCAGCGACGCAATCATCGCTGTTCACAACTAGATTTGACAA AGCCGAGCAAGAAGATCGTGAGGTTTTGGAACATCATGTAACGATGGTCGAATCAAAGGACAAAGTCACCAATGTTGGCGGAAGGAAG GTATGCTGGATGTACAGGAAAGGCCGCTGTAGGTTCGGGAAGAAATGTCAAATGTTCCACGACAGCGAGCTTAGAGAACAAA gaaCTATAAAAAGACCATCAAACCAAGACCAACCAATCAGCTTCAAGGATGATGGATTTCAAATTCAAACCGACCAATCAGAGCAGCCCAAGAAGAAGCGTTACGGCGTGACAAACACTCTAGCGCCACCCAACAAAGCTTTGGCGCAAATTAAACgaattaaaaaacaagaacaataTTTTGATCGAACGAAAAAAACTTGA
- the LOC100184589 gene encoding acyl-CoA-binding domain-containing protein 5-B isoform X3 → MADVESQFKAALEVIQNLPKDGPYKPSPNMMLLFYSYYKQATEGPCTKPKPWSFDVVNKAKWDSWNKLGKMGREVAMKNYVDELTKAMSNFPKLDEKQIIEVLPATDAASDFLQTLGNFYEVVDVRTAEAEKVKSLMKQRAKEELPNGNHLSNGDNDHCYITTNSIKNKQVTSDSEDEFCDTSPDVQDTLSHNSSSSEPSTLSHESYANQQFQESVPPHSNHGSPPFEPPTGQGVPPSGSGGGGGSYNGDSDNRIQERIASVLLQLQRDMNSVLTRLTTLETITVARQDTHHCNHCCIHGNNPQLSNPSWWPFPGLHPRVAVFILIWPFLARIIVASIRRKFQRR, encoded by the exons atggcAGATGTTGAATCACAATTCAAGGCGGCTCTAGAAGTTATCCAGAATCTTCCTAAGGATG GACCCTACAAACCTTCGCCCAACATgatgttattgttttactcGTACTACAAACAAGCTACTGAAGGCCCGTGTACAAAACCCAAGCCTTGGTCGTTTGATGTCGTCAACAAGGCGAAGTGGGATTCATGGAACaagttggggaagatgggacgggAGGTCGCAATGAAGAATTATGTGGATGAATTGACTAAG gcAATGTCGAACTTCCCAAAACTTGATGAAAAACAA ATTATTGAGGTCCTGCCAGCGACGGACGCAGCATCGGactttttacaaactttgGGAAATTTCTATGAAGTGGTCGACGTTAGAACCGCTGAAGCGGAAAAAGTGAAATCCCTGATGAAACAAAGag caaAGGAAGAATTACCCAATGGAAATCATTTATCAAATGGAGACAATgatcattgttacatcacaaccAACTCAATAAAGAACAAACAGGTAACCAGCGACAGCGAGGATGAATTTTGTGACACGTCACCCGATGTACAAGATACGCTGAGTCATAATTCAAGCTCGTCGGAACCGTCCACGCTGAGTCATGAAAGTTATGCAAATCAACAATTTCAAG AATCTGTACCACCCCACAGCAACCACGGGTCACCCCCCTTCGAGCCCCCTACAGGACAGGGGGTTCCCCCAAGTGGATCTGGTGGGGGTGGGGGGTCGTACAACGGCGACAGCGACAATCGTATACAAGAGAGAATAGCGAGCGTGTTGTTGCAACTTCAACGTGACATGAACAGCGTGCTTACAAGGTTGACGACGCTGGAAACGATAACGGTCGCTCGGCAG GACACGCATCACTGCAACCATTGTTGTATCCATGGCAACAATCCGCAGCTCTCCAACCCCTCCTGGTGGCCGTTCCCCGGTTTACATCCGAGAGTTGCGGTATTTATCCTTATATGGCCGTTCCTTGCAAGAATAATCGTCGCTTCAATTCGGAGAAAATTCCAACGTCGATAA
- the LOC100177538 gene encoding uncharacterized protein LOC100177538 isoform X1 has translation MYIVVSKRGTLLVMNAKVYFGFPAKVILPSADKVLKSATQSSLFTTRFDKAEQEDREVLEHHVTMVESKDKVTNVGGRKVCWMYRKGRCRFGKKCQMFHDSELREQRTIKRPSNQDQPISFKDDGFQIQTDQSEQPKKKRYGVTNTLAPPNKALAQIKRIKKQEQYFDRTKKT, from the exons ATGTATATTGTGGTCTCTAAGCGCGGAACTCTATTAGTTATGAACGCTAAGGTTTACTTTGGGTTTCCAGCCAAAGTGATTCTACCATCGGCCGATAAAGTTTTGAAATCAGCGACGCAATCATCGCTGTTCACAACTAGATTTGACAA AGCCGAGCAAGAAGATCGTGAGGTTTTGGAACATCATGTAACGATGGTCGAATCAAAGGACAAAGTCACCAATGTTGGCGGAAGGAAG GTATGCTGGATGTACAGGAAAGGCCGCTGTAGGTTCGGGAAGAAATGTCAAATGTTCCACGACAGCGAGCTTAGAGAACAAA gaaCTATAAAAAGACCATCAAACCAAGACCAACCAATCAGCTTCAAGGATGATGGATTTCAAATTCAAACCGACCAATCAGAGCAGCCCAAGAAGAAGCGTTACGGCGTGACAAACACTCTAGCGCCACCCAACAAAGCTTTGGCGCAAATTAAACgaattaaaaaacaagaacaataTTTTGATCGAACGAAAAAAACTTGA
- the LOC100176770 gene encoding BTB/POZ domain-containing protein KCTD3: METMESPIVHLNVGGTRFSTSRETLGWIPDSFFTSLLSGRISSYKDEQGAIFIDRDPEIFRIILSFLRTKEVDLHHVDIPSLKREAEFFGLTPLISRLSVCEELHHSSCGDVLFHGVLEDPTKPTDDDLPLDRDVLIITGHNSWIAVAYSRSVMCYKVKENSGWQQVFISPPLDEDVQQIAINAKVHGMAPDSKTRMVAAAFSTNIRLWSFQDEAQFTEIGKFKMAATIDALFFIGSQLVATGSRHGDSGRVGVWNAVSQHWQAQDVVKITSYDTAGSYLLLGGVNGGIYYIDMQKFPLRLKDNDLLITELYRDQSNSAITALSVYLTPKTSPTVGTWIEVAYGTQSGSVCVIVQHPELVGQGFQLFQKFTVHRGLVCKVMLSEKHLVSVCSDNNHVRTWTVTRFRGMISTQPGSTPLASFKVLALEPINSSGSYSAGNNIGPHGDREEVQLFIQKIFPQSDRLFVRLSSNGHRVAVITSIDGSPISCFCLHECEGSSRMGSRPRRYLFTGHMNGTIQMWDMSTALDAFTKSTIREAGPTQEELLQHLVRCDLSFSSRCPTPSSNLGTFDRMLILRSSNTSLASHESPMVTRHRRDPDPTPQDQPSTSQGTTFFSRSETKHLTKITQPKLVKSEPEAGPSSPPGGEVSEGSNRKNYDVIMDFNDPSPRSPINEGEPRMTSPTMTSPEGASHDSTLRRSTSYKLGTKSSQKLHQRQSSIDKMTLDKNKQ; encoded by the coding sequence ATGGAAACAATGGAGTCTCCCATTGTTCATTTAAACGTCGGAGGAACCAGGTTTTCAACATCTCGTGAAACTCTGGGTTGGATCCCGGATTCCTTCTTCACTAGTTTGCTCTCAGGAAGGATATCATCGTATAAAGATGAACAAGGAGCAATTTTCATCGATCGTGATCCGGAGATCTTCCGGATCATCTTAAGTTTCCTCCGAACAAAAGAAGTTGATCTTCATCATGTCGATATCCCATCTTTAAAGAGGGAAGCGGAGTTTTTCGGTCTCACCCCTCTAATAAGTCGATTATCTGTATGTGAGGAGCTACATCACTCGTCATGTGGGGATGTGCTCTTCCATGGAGTCCTGGAGGACCCAACGAAACCAACAGATGACGATCTTCCTTTAGATCGAGATGTCCTAATTATCACAGGGCACAACAGTTGGATTGCTGTCGCATATTCGCGATCTGTGATGTGTTATAAGGTGAAAGAGAACAGTGGGTGGCAGCAGGTGTTCATTAGCCCCCCACTTGATGAAGATGTTCAACAGATCGCGATAAATGCCAAAGTGCACGGAATGGCCCCGGACTCAAAAACGAGAATGGTCGCGGCGGCGTTCTCGACGAACATTCGACTTTGGAGTTTCCAGGATGAAGCTCAGTTCACCGAGATCGGGAAGTTCAAGATGGCGGCGACGATCGACGCTTTGTTCTTTATTGGCAGCCAGTTGGTTGCCACGGGTAGCAGACATGGTGATAGTGGTAGAGTGGGCGTGTGGAACGCTGTGTCACAACATTGGCAAGCACAAGATGTCGTGAAGATTACGAGTTACGACACCGCTGGGTCGTATTTACTACTCGGGGGTGTGAACGGGGGCATATACTACATAGACATGCAGAAGTTTCCACTCAGGTTAAAGGATAATGATCTTCTAATAACTGAGCTTTATAGAGATCAATCCAACTCAGCGATCACCGCGTTAAGTGTCTACCTCACCCCGAAGACGTCGCCGACAGTTGGGACGTGGATAGAAGTTGCGTACGGCACACAAAGTGGCTCCGTGTGCGTCATTGTGCAACACCCGGAGTTGGTAGGCCAAGGTTTCCAACTTTTTCAGAAGTTTACGGTCCATCGTGGGCTGGTGTGTAAAGTTATGTTATCCGAGAAACATTTAGTGTCGGTATGTTCGGACAACAACCATGTACGTACATGGACAGTCACGAGGTTCCGTGGTATGATATCAACACAACCTGGCTCCACCCCTCTCGCTTCATTTAAAGTCCTCGCACTTGAACCGATCAATTCCTCTGGCAGTTACTCGGCCGGCAACAACATCGGACCACACGGGGATCGCGAAGAAGTCCAACTTTTCATCCAGAAGATATTTCCACAATCGGATCGACTGTTTGTACGTTTATCATCTAACGGACATCGGGTGGCAGTCATCACTTCCATCGACGGATCCCCAATATCTTGCTTCTGTTTACATGAGTGCGAAGGGTCGTCGCGCATGGGGTCACGACCTCGAAGGTACTTATTCACCGGCCACATGAACGGTACAATACAAATGTGGGACATGTCGACAGCGCTCGACGCTTTCACTAAATCAACGATCCGTGAAGCGGGGCCGACGCAGGAGGAATTACTCCAACACCTCGTACGTTGTGATCTCTCCTTTTCATCCCGATGTCCAACCCCATCCTCCAACCTCGGGACTTTTGATCGGATGTTGATCCTAAGGAGCTCTAACACAAGTCTTGCAAGCCACGAGAGCCCCATGGTCACCCGTCACCGAAGAGACCCCGACCCCACCCCCCAGGACCAACCTTCCACCTCCCAAGGAACGACGTTTTTTTCTCGATCTGAAACGAAACATTTAACCAAAATCACTCAACCGAAGCTTGTTAAATCGGAGCCCGAAGCTGGCCCATCGTCGCCTCCTGGTGGTGAAGTTTCCGAGGGTAGCAATAGAAaaaattatgatgtcataatggacTTTAATGACCCATCACCTCGATCCCCCATTAATGAGGGGGAACCCCGTATGACATCaccaactatgacatcaccagaAGGCGCGTCACATGATAGCACGCTTCGCCGATCAACAAGTTATAAACTTGGAACGAAATCGTCGCAAAAACTTCACCAACGACAATCGTCCATAGATAAAATGACATtggataaaaacaaacaataa
- the LOC100184589 gene encoding acyl-CoA-binding domain-containing protein 5 isoform X1: MADVESQFKAALEVIQNLPKDGPYKPSPNMMLLFYSYYKQATEGPCTKPKPWSFDVVNKAKWDSWNKLGKMGREVAMKNYVDELTKAMSNFPKLDEKQIIEVLPATDAASDFLQTLGNFYEVVDVRTAEAEKVKSLMKQRAKEELPNGNHLSNGDNDHCYITTNSIKNKQVTSDSEDEFCDTSPDVQDTLSHNSSSSEPSTLSHESYANQQFQDVNILKSSKQTPITHGGESGTHGLGEGKPLQHIKESVPPHSNHGSPPFEPPTGQGVPPSGSGGGGGSYNGDSDNRIQERIASVLLQLQRDMNSVLTRLTTLETITVARQDTHHCNHCCIHGNNPQLSNPSWWPFPGLHPRVAVFILIWPFLARIIVASIRRKFQRR, translated from the exons atggcAGATGTTGAATCACAATTCAAGGCGGCTCTAGAAGTTATCCAGAATCTTCCTAAGGATG GACCCTACAAACCTTCGCCCAACATgatgttattgttttactcGTACTACAAACAAGCTACTGAAGGCCCGTGTACAAAACCCAAGCCTTGGTCGTTTGATGTCGTCAACAAGGCGAAGTGGGATTCATGGAACaagttggggaagatgggacgggAGGTCGCAATGAAGAATTATGTGGATGAATTGACTAAG gcAATGTCGAACTTCCCAAAACTTGATGAAAAACAA ATTATTGAGGTCCTGCCAGCGACGGACGCAGCATCGGactttttacaaactttgGGAAATTTCTATGAAGTGGTCGACGTTAGAACCGCTGAAGCGGAAAAAGTGAAATCCCTGATGAAACAAAGag caaAGGAAGAATTACCCAATGGAAATCATTTATCAAATGGAGACAATgatcattgttacatcacaaccAACTCAATAAAGAACAAACAGGTAACCAGCGACAGCGAGGATGAATTTTGTGACACGTCACCCGATGTACAAGATACGCTGAGTCATAATTCAAGCTCGTCGGAACCGTCCACGCTGAGTCATGAAAGTTATGCAAATCAACAATTTCAAG ACGTCAACATTCTTAAGTCGAGCAAACAAACCCCCATAACCCACGGGGGTGAAAGTGGGACCCATGGGTTAGGGGAGGGGAAACCCCTACAACATATCAAGG AATCTGTACCACCCCACAGCAACCACGGGTCACCCCCCTTCGAGCCCCCTACAGGACAGGGGGTTCCCCCAAGTGGATCTGGTGGGGGTGGGGGGTCGTACAACGGCGACAGCGACAATCGTATACAAGAGAGAATAGCGAGCGTGTTGTTGCAACTTCAACGTGACATGAACAGCGTGCTTACAAGGTTGACGACGCTGGAAACGATAACGGTCGCTCGGCAG GACACGCATCACTGCAACCATTGTTGTATCCATGGCAACAATCCGCAGCTCTCCAACCCCTCCTGGTGGCCGTTCCCCGGTTTACATCCGAGAGTTGCGGTATTTATCCTTATATGGCCGTTCCTTGCAAGAATAATCGTCGCTTCAATTCGGAGAAAATTCCAACGTCGATAA
- the LOC100184589 gene encoding acyl-CoA-binding domain-containing protein 5 isoform X2, giving the protein MADVESQFKAALEVIQNLPKDGPYKPSPNMMLLFYSYYKQATEGPCTKPKPWSFDVVNKAKWDSWNKLGKMGREVAMKNYVDELTKIIEVLPATDAASDFLQTLGNFYEVVDVRTAEAEKVKSLMKQRAKEELPNGNHLSNGDNDHCYITTNSIKNKQVTSDSEDEFCDTSPDVQDTLSHNSSSSEPSTLSHESYANQQFQDVNILKSSKQTPITHGGESGTHGLGEGKPLQHIKESVPPHSNHGSPPFEPPTGQGVPPSGSGGGGGSYNGDSDNRIQERIASVLLQLQRDMNSVLTRLTTLETITVARQDTHHCNHCCIHGNNPQLSNPSWWPFPGLHPRVAVFILIWPFLARIIVASIRRKFQRR; this is encoded by the exons atggcAGATGTTGAATCACAATTCAAGGCGGCTCTAGAAGTTATCCAGAATCTTCCTAAGGATG GACCCTACAAACCTTCGCCCAACATgatgttattgttttactcGTACTACAAACAAGCTACTGAAGGCCCGTGTACAAAACCCAAGCCTTGGTCGTTTGATGTCGTCAACAAGGCGAAGTGGGATTCATGGAACaagttggggaagatgggacgggAGGTCGCAATGAAGAATTATGTGGATGAATTGACTAAG ATTATTGAGGTCCTGCCAGCGACGGACGCAGCATCGGactttttacaaactttgGGAAATTTCTATGAAGTGGTCGACGTTAGAACCGCTGAAGCGGAAAAAGTGAAATCCCTGATGAAACAAAGag caaAGGAAGAATTACCCAATGGAAATCATTTATCAAATGGAGACAATgatcattgttacatcacaaccAACTCAATAAAGAACAAACAGGTAACCAGCGACAGCGAGGATGAATTTTGTGACACGTCACCCGATGTACAAGATACGCTGAGTCATAATTCAAGCTCGTCGGAACCGTCCACGCTGAGTCATGAAAGTTATGCAAATCAACAATTTCAAG ACGTCAACATTCTTAAGTCGAGCAAACAAACCCCCATAACCCACGGGGGTGAAAGTGGGACCCATGGGTTAGGGGAGGGGAAACCCCTACAACATATCAAGG AATCTGTACCACCCCACAGCAACCACGGGTCACCCCCCTTCGAGCCCCCTACAGGACAGGGGGTTCCCCCAAGTGGATCTGGTGGGGGTGGGGGGTCGTACAACGGCGACAGCGACAATCGTATACAAGAGAGAATAGCGAGCGTGTTGTTGCAACTTCAACGTGACATGAACAGCGTGCTTACAAGGTTGACGACGCTGGAAACGATAACGGTCGCTCGGCAG GACACGCATCACTGCAACCATTGTTGTATCCATGGCAACAATCCGCAGCTCTCCAACCCCTCCTGGTGGCCGTTCCCCGGTTTACATCCGAGAGTTGCGGTATTTATCCTTATATGGCCGTTCCTTGCAAGAATAATCGTCGCTTCAATTCGGAGAAAATTCCAACGTCGATAA
- the LOC100184589 gene encoding acyl-CoA-binding domain-containing protein 5-B isoform X4, with protein sequence MADVESQFKAALEVIQNLPKDGPYKPSPNMMLLFYSYYKQATEGPCTKPKPWSFDVVNKAKWDSWNKLGKMGREVAMKNYVDELTKIIEVLPATDAASDFLQTLGNFYEVVDVRTAEAEKVKSLMKQRAKEELPNGNHLSNGDNDHCYITTNSIKNKQVTSDSEDEFCDTSPDVQDTLSHNSSSSEPSTLSHESYANQQFQESVPPHSNHGSPPFEPPTGQGVPPSGSGGGGGSYNGDSDNRIQERIASVLLQLQRDMNSVLTRLTTLETITVARQDTHHCNHCCIHGNNPQLSNPSWWPFPGLHPRVAVFILIWPFLARIIVASIRRKFQRR encoded by the exons atggcAGATGTTGAATCACAATTCAAGGCGGCTCTAGAAGTTATCCAGAATCTTCCTAAGGATG GACCCTACAAACCTTCGCCCAACATgatgttattgttttactcGTACTACAAACAAGCTACTGAAGGCCCGTGTACAAAACCCAAGCCTTGGTCGTTTGATGTCGTCAACAAGGCGAAGTGGGATTCATGGAACaagttggggaagatgggacgggAGGTCGCAATGAAGAATTATGTGGATGAATTGACTAAG ATTATTGAGGTCCTGCCAGCGACGGACGCAGCATCGGactttttacaaactttgGGAAATTTCTATGAAGTGGTCGACGTTAGAACCGCTGAAGCGGAAAAAGTGAAATCCCTGATGAAACAAAGag caaAGGAAGAATTACCCAATGGAAATCATTTATCAAATGGAGACAATgatcattgttacatcacaaccAACTCAATAAAGAACAAACAGGTAACCAGCGACAGCGAGGATGAATTTTGTGACACGTCACCCGATGTACAAGATACGCTGAGTCATAATTCAAGCTCGTCGGAACCGTCCACGCTGAGTCATGAAAGTTATGCAAATCAACAATTTCAAG AATCTGTACCACCCCACAGCAACCACGGGTCACCCCCCTTCGAGCCCCCTACAGGACAGGGGGTTCCCCCAAGTGGATCTGGTGGGGGTGGGGGGTCGTACAACGGCGACAGCGACAATCGTATACAAGAGAGAATAGCGAGCGTGTTGTTGCAACTTCAACGTGACATGAACAGCGTGCTTACAAGGTTGACGACGCTGGAAACGATAACGGTCGCTCGGCAG GACACGCATCACTGCAACCATTGTTGTATCCATGGCAACAATCCGCAGCTCTCCAACCCCTCCTGGTGGCCGTTCCCCGGTTTACATCCGAGAGTTGCGGTATTTATCCTTATATGGCCGTTCCTTGCAAGAATAATCGTCGCTTCAATTCGGAGAAAATTCCAACGTCGATAA
- the LOC100186985 gene encoding tubulin delta chain — protein MSIYLHVGQCGVQIGEEFWNKISKYSDEDKVVRNNLWAHGGGGEPQAMFIDAERKVVRKVTRSTKRAKTGLNITNSSVTTRRGCGSNFAMGFNYLPHVIMGDDVIKGNNGFGQCVVDERSPMLEACLERIRSKVERLDAFSGFIGVHSSGGGTGAGFGARLCQELNDIYPTAYRLWNVITPYTQGESPTQHYNQLLSVSTIHENADALVLFNNDDIGKKTMKNINETIADNMISMYLPVTTLSPPSGGISTGPEPWEMIRSLSPIPSLKLLQTRHLVADNSNDPLVWEKLTRSLISQFPHVRSTGTSCISALCVCRGIGKGSSPNPGLIAKKLKKSYNCVKWNPFPIDVWMDHRNHRKSISVCANLTSSGRYIEGIVDKSRLMYDSGAYLHWYSRYGMECDDFKQSFEILRRVANGYRDAGK, from the exons ATGTCTATATATTTACACGTTGGACAGTGTGGTGTGCAAATAGGGGAGGAATTTTGGAACAAAATCTCAAAATATTCGGACGAGGATAAAGTTGTTCGTAACAATTTATGGGCACATGGTGGCGGTGGTGAGCCACAAGCTATGTTTATTGATGCGGAACGAAAGGTCGTTAGGAAGGTCACGAGGTCAACTAAGAGGGCAaag ACCGGACTTAACATTACGAACAGCTCAGTGACCACTAGGAGGGGTTGTGGGTCGAACTTTGCGATGGGATTTAACTATTTACCTCATGTAATAAtgggtgatgatgtcataaagggAAACAATGGGTTCGGACAATGCGTCGTGGATGAGCGATCGCCGATGCTCGAAGCTTGTTTGGAACGAATTCGATCGAAAGTTGAACGATTAGACGCTTTTTCGGGGTTCATCGGGGTTCATAGCAGTGGGGGAGGGACGGGGGCTGGGTTCGGGGCTCGGCTGTGCCAGGAACTTAATGATATTTACCCAACTGCTTATAG ATTATGGAACGTCATCACCCCCTACACCCAGGGGGAATCCCCCACCCAACATTACAACCAACTGTTGTCAGTGTCGACCATCCATGAAAACGCTGACGCGCTcgttttattcaataatgATGACATcggcaaaaaaacaatgaaaaatatcAACGAAACAATCGCCgataatatgatttctatgtacCTCCCCGTGACCACTCTATCACCCCCTAGTGGTGGAATATCTACCGGACCTGAGCCATGGGAGATGATACGCTCCCTTTCTCCAATACCCTCGTTAAAGTTGTTACAAAcaag ACACCTAGTGGCGGATAACAGCAACGACCCCCTCGTGTGGGAGAAACTAACGAGGTCGCTGATTAGTCAGTTTCCCCATGTTCGTTCAACCGGAACGTCGTGTATTTCCGCACTTTGTGTTTGCCGAGGTATTGGGAAAGGGAGTTCCCCTAACCCAGGATTAATCGCAAAGAAATTAaag aaatcttataactGCGTGAAGTGGAATCCATTTCCAATCGACGTTTGGATGGACCATAGAAATCACAG gAAAAGTATCTCGGTGTGCGCCAACCTGACCTCTAGTGGTCGTTACATTGAGGGAATTGTCGACAAATCGAGGTTAATGTACGACAGCGGGGCTTATCTTCACTGGTATTCACGTTACGGAATGGAGTGCGacgattttaaacaaagttttgaaattttgcgACGAGTCGCCAACGGTTACCGTGATGCAGGAAAATAA